ctaacctaacctaacctaacctaacctaacctaacctaacctaacctaacctaacctaacctaacctaacctaacctaacctaacctaacctaacctaacctaacctaacctaacctaacctaacctaacctaacctaacctaacctaacctaacctaacctaacctaacctaacctaacctaacctaacctaacctaacctaacctaacctaacctaacctaacctaacctaacctaacctaacctaacctaacctaacctaacctaacctaacctaacctaacctaacctaacctaacctaacctaacctaacctaacctaacctaacctaacctaacctaacctaacctaacctaacctaacctaacctaacctaacctaacctaacctaacctaacctaacctaacctaacctaacctaacctaacctaacctaacctaacctaacctaacctaacctaacctaacctaacctaacctaacctaacctaacctaacctaacctaacctaacctaacctaacctaacctaacctaacctaacctaacctaacctaacctaacctaacctaacctaacctaacctaacctaacctaacctaacctaacctaacctaacctaacctaacctaacctaacctaacctaacctaacctaacctaacctaacctaacctaacctaacctaacctaacctaacctaacctaacctaacctaacctaacctaacctaacctaacctaacctaacctaacctaacctaacctaacctaacctaacctaacctaacctaacctaacctaacctaacctaacctaacctaacctaacctaacctaacctaacctaacctaacctaacctaacctaacctaacctaacctaacctaacctaacctaacctaacctaacctaacctaacctaacctaacctaacctaacctaacctaacctaacctaacctaacctaacctaacctaacctaacctaacctaacctaacctaacctaacctaacctaacctaacctaacctaacctaacctaacctaacctaacctaacctaacctaacctaacctaacctaacctaacctaacctaacctaacctaacctaacctaacctaacctaacctaacctaacctaacctaacctaacctaacctaacctaacctaacctaacctaacctaacctaacctaacctaacctaacctaacctaacctaacctaacctaacctaacctaacctaacctaacctaacctaacctaacctaacctaacctaacctaacctaacctaacctaacctaacctaacctaacctaacctaacctaacctaacctaacctaacctaacctaacctaacctaacctaacctaacctaacctaacctaacctaacctaacctaacctaacctaacctaacctaacctaacctaacctaacctaacctaacctaacctaacctaacctaacctaacctaacctaacctaacctaacctaacctaacctaacctaacctaacctaacctaacctaacctaacctaacctaacctaacctaacctaacctaacctaacctaacctaacctaacctaacctaacctaacctaacctaacctaacctaacctaacctaacctaacctaacctaaccgaCATCAAGGCAGCGTTTGACAATGCTTGGTGGCCCGCCCTCTTTCAACGTCTGACTAAACTTGGCACACCCAATAACATCTACGGGCTCATCAAAGATTATGTCAGGGATCGGACAGTCATTCTGGATCACGCTGGAGTGCGCGCGAACAAGGTGCTCACGAAGGGGTGCATACAGGGGTCTGCGTGTGGCCCAGTCCTGTGGAATATGATCCTCGACGATCTCCTTGATATGCAGCTGCCAGCGGGCTGCCACATGCAGGCTTTTGCGGACGATGTCCTCCTAATAGTCACCGCGAACAAACAAGAGGAGCTACAGACGATAACCAACACCATCCTAGCCGATATCAGTAACTGGGGAAGCAAAGTCAAACTGAACTTCGGACCAGCAAAAACCCAAGTTATTGCTTTCACGCCAAAGGCCAAATCGGCACAGATCCACATGGACGGCACTAACCTGACATTCGTGCCAGAAATTAAGTTATTAGGCATCATAATAGACGAAAAACTACTCTTCAACAGGCACCTGAAGCATGTGATTGGCAAGGCTATGCGCATTTATAACAAATTGTGTATATATGCAAGACCAACTTGGGGCACGCACCCTGAAAATACGCGCACAATTTACCACCACGTAATAGAGCCGATCATCACCTACGCCGCGGGAATATGGGGTGGAGTGGTAACCAAAAAGAGCGCACGCAAAGAACTGGCCAGCCTGCAGAGAGGGTTCGCGCTGAAAGCCATCCGCGCATTCAGGACAGTGTCCACCAACGCTGCGCTAGCATTGGCGCAATTCATGCCGCTCGACCTCAGAATCCTAGAGGTGCATCACGTGGAACAAACTCGACTCACCAACACCACCCACCTTCTACCGAAAGACGTTAAGCTGGAGCGACCTACACCCGTCCGCGAACTATTACATCCAGCCTTGAGAGTCACAAAATCAGACATGGACCACCAAGAAGCGGACGAAACGCACTCAATATACACCGATGGCAGCAAACAAGAAACCGGTGCTGTGGGTGCGGCCTTTGTGTGTTTTGATCCAGGTGACACGGAACAACCAACAATAACCAAAAAGTTCAAATTACATGACTCCTGCACAGTCTTTCAAGCTGAGCTTCTGGCCATCCTGGAGGCCTGCAAATGGGCGACCCAAAAATATCAGAACACCATCATTTACACAGACTCCCAAGCATCACTACAGACAATAGCAGACAGAAGCAACACTCATCCACTAGTCACTCAAATACACaaaatcatacaaacatacagagGCATAAAACAAATCAGTTTGAAATGGGTCAAAGCACATACGGGCATTATTGGCAACGAGGCTGCCGATGCCGCGGCGAAACTGGCGACCCAGTTACACAGGGCACCTGACTACAGCTCGTTCCCTATGTCCTACGTCAAGCATCAACTCCGTAAGCGAAGCACGGACCTTTGGCAAACACGTTACACGTCCAGCGAACAGGGTCAGCACACTAAAAACATCTTTCCAAGTCTAACGGACATAGCACACTTCCGCAAACACACAGAAACACACTTTTACACAACACAGATACTTACCAATCACGGCTTCCACAAGACATACTTACACCGATTCCACATCACACCAGACGACTGCTGTCCCTGCAACGCGAACACTCCCCAGACTGTAACACATCTGATGACAGACTGCCCAAGGTTCGCTGCAGAGCGAATTCGACATGAACTGTTATGCAGGTTCCACGATAAAGATCCGTATAACTTGCTTGAATTACTCGAAAAGGAGGACGCGCTAGCAAGTTATACGGAACTCGCGAAAAATATATTCTCGAAACTAAAAGCCTACAATGGCACATGAAACAATTACACAACACgcatcttattatattattagtatatttatatagatatatttatatatttgccaTCAAATGTGatcaaatatatcaaaatgCGACATTAAAAAAGTTGACACCAGCCAATCGTATCAAATCGCGAAAGGCTGGTGTCAACAGAACCCAAACGCGAAGCAAAACCTTATAAATCCAAAATCAtggctcaataaaaaaaaaaaaaaaaaaaaaaaaaaaaaaacctaacctaacctaacctaacctaacctaacctaacctaacctaacctaacctaacctaacctaacctaacctaacctaacctaacctaacctaacctaacctaacctaacctaacctaacctaacctaacctaacctaacctaacctaacctaacctaacctaacctaacctaacctaacctaacctaacctaacctaacctaacctaacctaacctaacctaacctaacctaacctaacctaacctaacctaacctaacctaacctaacctaacctaacctaacctaacccaGTTGCGCCCCGACCGCCGTCCCGAGCGTCACGAAAACACACCGCTCCGCGCTCGAAAAATCCTCGAAGTGGTAAAAAGTGAACGGATTTAGACGTGCTATATGTCAAAAGTTGCGCCGTGCAAAGACCTACATGGTGTCGAAAACCGCAGTGAAATCGGAGAAAAACTGTGAAAGTTATTAGTGAAAAACCCTATTTTTGGGGTTAAGTGACAACGAAAAGTGTTAATAACTCTGGATTTTGAGTGACGACCCACGTGTTTTTTGTCGTCAAAAGGTGTGTTCCGCGACGGGCCACCCTCTCCAACACTTTTCGGATTTTTCCTGGCACGCCCCGAAGTAGGAAAACAGTTTTTCACTGAAACCACGTGGCACGTGGTTTCAGAACCAGAGGAGTCCGGCAAAAACTGAAACTGCAGCAGCGTGCCCCGCGCTGAGACGAATCCAGGGACACCTCACACGACAGCAGAAACGAGGTAGGAGCGGAGTTTTCCGTGGAAAACCTCAAAATAACCTCAAAAGTGCACACTTAACTTCATTTATCTCGGCAAAACGATCGATGACATATCGTTTTTATTACGTCGAAAAGTGTGCACTGCGAGCCCCCACCCACGGGaaaattttcagaattttcccGTGAAAAACCGGGAAGTTATTCACGGAAAACACCAAAACCACGTGGCACGTGTTTGGTGAACCAGCTGCGTCCGGCTGGATCCCGACACGCGAATCGACGGGGACAACAGCGAGCTACAAAAGGACACATCGAGCAGAATTTTCCTGCGAAAATTGAGGGAGATATAGACTTTTAAATTTTCCCAAATTTGTTAATTGAATATCTCCCAATCAAGATCTATGACccctattttttattatagattaaGATAGATAATAAGCCCTAGATTATAAGTGCAAAGTTGCAGAATTTTCCGACGAAAACTCGCGATTTcgcgaattttcaaaaatatttttccgcgTGAAAATTTTCGGTCCCGTTCTGATAGGCTCGCGGACTAGAGCTCGTCGAGACGATTCCAACGATACCAAACACGAGGAAATTGCGTGAAGGGAAGCCGGAAAAACAGCTGTTCAAAGATCCAGCAGCCGCCATATTGGAAATTTCTACCGGCCATAACTCCGGCATTTCTGAACCGAATTGCTCCGTGTTTGGTATCCCTAGGGTGCGCTCGGCTAGAGCTAGCGAGCCATCGCAAAATTACTGACAAACTGCGCggaa
Above is a window of Anticarsia gemmatalis isolate Benzon Research Colony breed Stoneville strain chromosome 7, ilAntGemm2 primary, whole genome shotgun sequence DNA encoding:
- the LOC142974177 gene encoding uncharacterized protein LOC142974177 translates to MILDDLLDMQLPAGCHMQAFADDVLLIVTANKQEELQTITNTILADISNWGSKVKLNFGPAKTQVIAFTPKAKSAQIHMDGTNLTFVPEIKLLGIIIDEKLLFNRHLKHVIGKAMRIYNKLCIYARPTWGTHPENTRTIYHHVIEPIITYAAGIWGGVVTKKSARKELASLQRGFALKAIRAFRTVSTNAALALAQFMPLDLRILEVHHVEQTRLTNTTHLLPKDVKLERPTPVRELLHPALRVTKSDMDHQEADETHSIYTDGSKQETGAVGAAFVCFDPGDTEQPTITKKFKLHDSCTVFQAELLAILEACKWATQKYQNTIIYTDSQASLQTIADRSNTHPLVTQIHKIIQTYRGIKQISLKWVKAHTGIIGNEAADAAAKLATQLHRAPDYSSFPMSYVKHQLRKRSTDLWQTRYTSSEQGQHTKNIFPSLTDIAHFRKHTETHFYTTQILTNHGFHKTYLHRFHITPDDCCPCNANTPQTVTHLMTDCPRFAAERIRHELLCRFHDKDPYNLLELLEKEDALASYTELAKNIFSKLKAYNGT